In a single window of the Zea mays cultivar B73 chromosome 5, Zm-B73-REFERENCE-NAM-5.0, whole genome shotgun sequence genome:
- the LOC100193325 gene encoding plastid initiation factor 3 (The RefSeq protein has 1 substitution compared to this genomic sequence) encodes MVGVALAPAVSRVPCRPGASFHASRPSSSARLPARPRARARAPPERLVVVARYSSSYEVEGEEEEEDEEGLGGGGGWGRRDRGPAPDYDPALDIERIESSTVRLLDEQKRMVGVVSVSEAVQIADDNDLILAILSMDGDPPVLRLFDERDYKKHRYEQQKKKKIQQKRSVAKRMGLKELKMGYNIDIHDYSVRLKAAKKFLKAGDKVKIIVNLKGRENLYKKEAIELLRRFQNDVGELATEESKNFAERNIYLVLVPNKIAIQKEQDELNKKGAVREEKDQSDSDEPEENDQPDSDVPLTELLEESMEPEAEVSANV; translated from the exons ATGGTCGGCGTCGCCCTCGCGCCGGCAGTGTCCCGCGTGCCTTGCCGTCCCGGCGCTTCCTTCCACGCCTCGCGCCCCTCCTCTTCGGCGCGGCTCCCGGCCAggccgcgggcgcgggcgcgggcgccgcCGGAGAGGCTCGTGGTTGTCGCGCGGTACTCGTCCTCGTACGAGGTCGagggcgaggaggaggaggaagatgagGAAGGGCTCGGGGGTGGCGGAGGCTGGGGGAGGAGGGACCGCGGGCCCGACCCCGACTACGACCCGGCCCTTGACATCGAACGCATCGA GTCCTCGACCGTAAGGCTATTGGACGAACAGAAAAGAATG GTTGGTGTAGTATCTGTCAGCGAGGCAGTTCAGATTGCAGACGATAATGATCTTATACTG GCAATATTATCAATGGATGGGGACCCCCCAGTACTTCGACTCTTTGATGAGAGAGATTACAA AAAACATAGGTATGAACAACAGAAGAAGAAAAAGATTCAGCAGAAAAGATCTGTCG CGAAACGCATGGGCTTGAAGGAGCTGAAAATGGG ATACAACATTGACATCCATGATTACAGCGTGAGGCTTAAAGCTGCAAAAAAGTTTCTTAAAGCTGGCGACAAG GTTAAGATAATTGTGAACCTGAAAGGACGGGAAAACTTGTACAAAAAAGAAGCTATCGAACTCCTTAGAAGATTCCAAAATGACGTTGGCGAG CTGGCGACCGAAGAAAGTAAGAATTTCGCGGAGAGGAATATATATCTGGTTCTTGTTCCCAATAAGATAGCTATACAGAAAGAACAGGATGAATTGAACAAAAAGGGTGCTGTGAGAGAAGAGAAAGACCAATCAGACAGTGATGAACCAGAAGAGAACGACCAACCAGACAGCGATGTACCCCTGACAGAACTGCTGGAGGAAAGTATGGAACCCGAGGCAGAAGTCTCAGCAAACGTTTGA